The stretch of DNA GCATTCGGGGCGATGGTCACGGGAAAGGTCACCGCGGAGGATGGTAATCGCGTGCTCCATGCGTCGCTGCGAATCAATGGAGCCCTCGTCTATCTCTGCGATGAATTCCCCGAGTTCGGTGCCGGTGCGACGCCCTCACCCTCAACCCTCGGGGGCACGTCCGTCGCGCTTCACCTGAATTATCCCACCGCAGAGGAGGCCGACAGCACCTTCAAGCGTGCCGTCGATGCTGGTGCCGAGCCGCTCATGCCGATGTCGGATGCCGAATGGGGTGCCCGCTATGGCCGCATTCGCGACCCCTTCGGCCATGTCTGGTCGCTGGGCGGACCCCTTATGGATTCCTAGAGCATTTTCGAGCGAAGTGGGGACCCAGTTCGCGTGAAGAAAATGCGACCGCACAGAGAGTTAGGGCGGTTTCGCTTGTCAACGAGAAGAGAAAGCGCTCTACGAAAGTTCCGACAGAGAAAGAAGGTAAGAGATGGCCGATAGCTTCGACCTGGTGGTGATTGGTACGGGCCCTGGAGGCTATGTCTGCGCAATACGCGCCGCCCAGCTTGGTTTGAAGGTGGCCGTTGTGGAGAAGAACGGCACCTTCGGCGGCACCTGCCTGAATATTGGCTGTATCCCCTCCAAAGCGCTGCTCCATGCCAGCGAGGAATTCGAAAAGGCAGCCCACCATTTCGCCGAGCTCGGCATCGAGATCGGCGCGCCGAAGCTCAATCTGCCGCGCTTCATGGCCTTCAAGGATGAGGGGGTCGAGGGCAATGTGAAGGGCGTCGAGTTCCTTCTGAAGAAGAACAAGGTGACCGCATTCCGCGGAGTTGGCCGCATTGCCGGTCCAGGCAAGGTCGAGGTGAGCGGCGAGGGTGGCAAGCAGGCCATCGAGACCCGGGCCATCGTTATTGCCACCGGCTCCGACGTGACCCGGCTTCCCGGCATTGAGATCGACGAAAAGACAATCGTGTCCTCAACCG from Rhodoligotrophos sp. CJ14 encodes:
- a CDS encoding VOC family protein, with the translated sequence MPSEAEAHGRSLSPHLSVKGGNQALEFYQKAFGAMVTGKVTAEDGNRVLHASLRINGALVYLCDEFPEFGAGATPSPSTLGGTSVALHLNYPTAEEADSTFKRAVDAGAEPLMPMSDAEWGARYGRIRDPFGHVWSLGGPLMDS